The Henckelia pumila isolate YLH828 unplaced genomic scaffold, ASM3356847v2 CTG_461:::fragment_3, whole genome shotgun sequence genome window below encodes:
- the LOC140871947 gene encoding uncharacterized protein, protein MVVKFIRDDEDDRQSKSDNELEEAPVQNSLDSWFHCIRGVGQTFKDAAEFIIYMKKYPVAIRRSFLYAKNDRDKIIVVCTEHSCKWRVYASRHKADNIFGIRKCNLQHTCGEDNLSGRGHPRADSAWVADLMKNKLRGEPSYRPCAMVKDIHRDFGVDLEYHKAWKGKELAMQDLHGTDKGCYDKLRWYCRAVRETNPGSVADCEIDIVTNKFKRLFLCFNACAVGFATGCRPMIFLDGTHIKNKYKGSILLAVAKDANDDLFTLAYAVVDAENDSNWEWFCFHLRGVLVLQHIMVFEKFTFFSDRHPGIIKAVKLLFSGSHHAYCLRHLVDNFVKQVLRSYPLHNKKHWSSVFKKAAYAPSQQEFTRHINNILESMPRATRHLPIVSMVDHVRVQIMNMMHRRRETTSVMVQELSPKKEKALATTYIESRNLSINKSCGWKFEINMLPCKHACAAIKSKSMSLYAFCDRYFHIEMYRQAYKGMINPIPTFDMYETNNDEGSVINASDIRSQPGRRRTKRIPSQVETRVSKCDRCHKPGHNRRSCKEAIE, encoded by the exons ATGGTTGTGAAATTCATAAGGGACGACGAAGATGACAGACAATCCAAAAGTGATAATGAGCTTGAAGAGGCTCCCGTACAAAATTCCCTTGATTCTTGGTTTCATTGCATACGTGGGGTGGGCCAAACATTCAAAGATGCTGcagaatttataatttatatgaaAAAATATCCTGTTGCTATAAGACGCTCATTTTTGTATGCCAAAAATGATCGAGATAAGATTATTGTTGTTTGTACTGAACATAGTTGCAAGTGGCGAGTTTATGCATCCAGACATAAGGCAGACAATATATTTGGGATAAGAAAATGCAATTTACAACACACTTGTGGAGAGGACAATTTATCTGGTAGAGGACATCCAAGAGCTGATTCAGCTTGGGTCGCAGATTTGATGAAGAATAAATTGAGGGGAGAGCCATCTTACCGTCCCTGTGCAATGGTGAAAGATATACACAGAGATTTTGGAGTAGATTTAGAGTATCACAAGGCTTGGAAGGGCAAGGAATTAGCTATGCAAGATCTCCATGGCACAGATAAGGGGTGTTATGACAAATTGAGATGGTATTGTCGTGCAGTTAGAGAAACAAATCCTGGTAGTGTGGCAGATTGTGAGATTGATATAGTAACCAATAAATTCAAACGGTTATTCCTTTGTTTTAATGCATGTGCAGTTGGTTTTGCTACTGGTTGTAGACCAATGATTTTTCTCGATGGAACTCATATTAAGAACAAATATAAAGGCAGTATCCTACTTGCAGTGGCAAAAGATGCCAATGATGATCTTTTTACATTGGCATACGCTGTAGTGGATGCTGAGAATGATTCAAATTGGGAATGGTTTTGTTTTCATTTGAGAGGTGTCCTTGTTTTGCAACATATCATGGTGTTTGAAAAGTTCACTTTTTTCTCAGATAGACATCCCGGTATTATCAAGGCTGTTAAGCTATTATTTTCGGGAAGTCACCATGCGTATTGTTTGAGGCACTTGGTGGATAATTTTGTGAAGCAG GTCTTGCGAAGTTATCCATTACACAACAAAAAACATTGGTCATCTGTGTTCAAGAAAGCTGCATATGCCCCTTCACAACAAGAATTTACACGCcacattaataatattttggaATCCATGCCTCGTGCTA CTCGTCATCTTCCAATTGTTTCTATGGTGGATCATGTACGTGTGCAAATCATGAACATGATGCACAGACGACGGGAAACAACATCAGTCATGGTTCAGGAATTAAGCCCGAAGAAGGAGAAGGCTCTAGCTACCACATATATTGAATCCAGAAACTTGAGTATTAACAAATCATGTGGTTGGAAATTTGAG ATTAATATGCTTCCGTGCAAGCATGCTTGTGCAGCTATTAAATCAAAGTCAATGTCGCTATATGCTTTTTGTGATCGGTATTTCCATATTGAAATGTATCGTCAAGCATATAAAGGAATGATCAATCCCATACCGACATTTGACATGTACGAGACCAACAATGATGAAGGATCTGTAATCAATGCTTCGGATATACGAAGTCAACCAGGCCGTAGAAGGACTAAGAGGATTCCGTCTCAAGTTGAAACACGTGTGTCAAAGTGTGATCGTTGTCATAAGCCAGGGCACAACAGACGTAGTTGCAAAGAAGCCATAGAATAG